The following nucleotide sequence is from Tardiphaga alba.
ATCCAGTTCATGTGCAGATAGAGCGCGGCGGTCGGCACGCTGGTCTCGACCAGCGCGCTCAGATAGCGGCGGACGATGGGCACGTCCTTGTTCTGGGCGACGCGGCGGCTGACGAGATAGAGCGCCAGCAGTTCGAGCCCCAGGAACGGAAGGAAAATGACATAGGTGGAGCCGAGCTCGAAACCGCCCTTGGAGATGCCGATAAAGATATCCGGCGTCACCAACTGAACGATGGTGACCACCACCATCAGCACGACGACCGTCGCGATGACGGCCTTGATGCGCAGCCGCTCGGTGAGCAGCACTTGCAGATTCAGCGCTTCACGGGCGGCCCGCAGTTCTGGGCTTTCAGCGACCGGGGGAAATATGGTTCGTCGAAATGGCATCATCGGCGGCAGACTAGCGGCCGATCAGGAAATCAACGAGACCAAATCTGGGCATCACTAGCCTTTGGCGTCGCAGGCCCAGGCGCGGATGACGCATTCCTTGCCGCCATGCTCGTAGCACTTCTTGGTGGCCTCGTTGAGCGACGAGGAAATACGCGGCGCGACGGCATAACCATGAGCACCGCAGGGATTGGCCATATCCACCGCCAGCGCCGCGCAGGCGCGGTTCATGGTGACAGTCGTGCAGTTGCCCTTGCAGGCCTTCTTGGCGGCAGTCAGCGCCGATGCCTGTGCCGCATGATCATAGGCCTGGCCATAGGCGCCGCATTTTCCGATAGCGAGGGCGCCAGCGCCCATCGCCGGTTGCAGCATCCCCAAACTCAGAACCAGCATGGCAGAAAAAAACGCGCGGTGACGCGCGGCAAATCGAGATGACAAAATCCCCTCCCCGAGGTGCAGTCAGCACGACATTACCGCCCGGGAGTTTCGAGATGGTGAATGATACGAGGACGCAGGCCGCACAAAGGCGTGCAGCCGCGCCTTCATGAAGCCCTCATGTGCGACAGGGTGGCACACGAGGGCCTCAAGCCCGTCAGTGCGTGTGCGGCGTCAGCAAATCGCCCAGTTGCACGCGTCGCAGGAATTCGGCGCGGATGCGGTCTGCGACCGCATTGACGACCTCCGCTCCGTCCGAGACGGGATCAATATGCACCCTGAACGGCCGCTTTCCGAACGGCATACCGACGACGCGAACGATCGCGCGCGCGACCTCTTCAGGGTCTGATTCCGGAGGCGAAGCCGCAGCGAGATTCCGGACCGCGATGTCGGCAATATCAGCGGTCGGCCCGTCGGCATATGCCTCGGCACGGGCCGTGTCGCCGGGCTTGCCGGCATGCGCGAAGTGGTTGGTGCCGGTGGTGAAAGATCCCGGCACCACGATGGTTGTCTCGATACCCCAGCGCGCGAGTTCACCGGCATAGCTGACCGCAAGCGAATCCATCGCAGCCTTGGCAGCAAAGTAAGGTGCGAGATAGGGCGGCGTACCGCCGCGCGCGCTGCTGGACGAGACCCATAGAACCAGGCCGTCGCGCCGCTCGCGCATATAGGGCAGAACCGCGCGATTGACGCGCTGGGTGCTCAATACGTTGACATCAT
It contains:
- a CDS encoding DUF4189 domain-containing protein; translation: MLVLSLGMLQPAMGAGALAIGKCGAYGQAYDHAAQASALTAAKKACKGNCTTVTMNRACAALAVDMANPCGAHGYAVAPRISSSLNEATKKCYEHGGKECVIRAWACDAKG
- a CDS encoding SDR family oxidoreductase — protein: MKKIIVITGASSGFGLMSAKALAQAGHTVFAGMRETTGRNAGQVETVTKFAREQAVDIRPLELDVGHDESVGAAIAKIITDAGRLDVVIHNAGHMVYGPAECFTTEQLAAQYDVNVLSTQRVNRAVLPYMRERRDGLVLWVSSSSARGGTPPYLAPYFAAKAAMDSLAVSYAGELARWGIETTIVVPGSFTTGTNHFAHAGKPGDTARAEAYADGPTADIADIAVRNLAAASPPESDPEEVARAIVRVVGMPFGKRPFRVHIDPVSDGAEVVNAVADRIRAEFLRRVQLGDLLTPHTH